In one Streptomyces marincola genomic region, the following are encoded:
- a CDS encoding DUF7691 family protein yields the protein MSHNITYSTADKADVLAYLGSRGDLTADQRSRFEMMRQAARADQADLDRQGVDWGLSIPDALEHLVAGHTASQAEYAGNAYHSAMQHIIDHNASDPAQLGTYSKPSTFFGKVDDEMRRLGVPADLLPHGYLYGGLPDGFPSIPFSMDGYPAIGHLPLARTKAAADAYRAVLDRIPSDFRYDVRELAEKLEFQHKEWEYATKNLDWYTQDTLFFQLV from the coding sequence ATGAGCCACAACATCACTTACTCCACCGCTGACAAGGCCGACGTCCTGGCCTACCTGGGGAGCAGGGGCGACCTGACGGCGGACCAGCGGAGCCGCTTCGAGATGATGCGCCAGGCCGCCCGGGCCGATCAGGCCGACCTCGATCGCCAGGGCGTCGACTGGGGCCTGTCCATTCCCGACGCTCTCGAACACCTCGTCGCCGGACACACCGCCTCGCAGGCGGAGTACGCGGGCAACGCCTACCACTCCGCCATGCAGCACATCATCGACCACAACGCGTCCGACCCGGCCCAGCTGGGCACCTACTCGAAGCCCTCGACGTTCTTCGGAAAGGTGGACGACGAGATGCGTCGCCTCGGGGTGCCCGCCGACCTCCTGCCCCACGGCTACCTCTACGGCGGACTTCCCGACGGCTTTCCCTCCATCCCGTTCTCGATGGACGGCTACCCGGCCATCGGCCACCTGCCGCTGGCCAGGACCAAGGCGGCTGCCGACGCGTACCGCGCCGTTCTCGACCGGATACCTTCCGACTTCCGGTACGACGTGCGGGAGTTGGCCGAGAAGCTGGAGTTCCAGCACAAGGAGTGGGAGTACGCCACGAAGAACCTCGACTGGTACACCCAGGACACGCTCTTCTTCCAGCTCGTCTGA
- the chrA gene encoding chromate efflux transporter, with protein sequence MSTDPHHPTTESDDAPGGAGEARRDAAPVGDLVPFRTALRVWFLVSLQTFGGPAGQIAVMQRTLVEERRWIGQQRFNHALNYCMLLPGPEAQQLAIYLGWLLNGTRGGIAAGTLFVLPGILALGALSAIYVAFGDTTAVTATFAGLAPAVLAIVAQAVLRVAKRSLTHPALITLAVAAFAALALFAVPFPLVIALAALVGWLLSRRDPDFARPARVGDAADGPAPLISDEALHHDRPTASRFTRILAIGLGLWAAPVAVVALLLGSESIFTTQGLFFSLTAVVTFGGAYAVLSFIAQQAVQTFGWLAPGEMVRGLALAETTPGPLIMVVQFVAFLAAYRDPGTLDPWAAATLGALLTTWVTFVPCFLFILLGAPYVERLRHNTAISAALTGITAAVVGVIANLALYFALNTLFTTTGTWDWGPLHITVPEVASVSPVAVVITLIALMLTFALRWPILRVLGVCAALGLASTLLPL encoded by the coding sequence ATGAGCACCGACCCCCACCACCCCACCACCGAATCCGACGACGCCCCCGGCGGCGCCGGGGAAGCGCGGAGAGACGCCGCGCCCGTGGGCGACCTGGTCCCCTTCCGCACGGCCCTGCGCGTGTGGTTCCTGGTCTCCCTGCAGACCTTCGGCGGCCCGGCCGGGCAGATCGCCGTCATGCAGCGCACCCTGGTCGAGGAGCGGCGCTGGATCGGCCAGCAGCGCTTCAACCACGCCCTCAACTACTGCATGCTGCTGCCCGGCCCCGAAGCCCAACAGCTCGCGATCTACCTCGGCTGGCTGCTCAACGGCACCCGCGGCGGCATCGCGGCCGGCACCCTGTTCGTGCTGCCCGGCATCCTGGCCCTGGGCGCCCTGTCGGCGATCTACGTCGCCTTCGGCGACACCACCGCCGTCACCGCCACCTTCGCCGGACTCGCCCCGGCCGTGCTGGCCATCGTCGCCCAAGCCGTCCTACGGGTGGCCAAACGATCACTCACCCACCCGGCCCTGATCACCCTGGCCGTGGCCGCCTTCGCCGCACTCGCCCTGTTCGCCGTGCCCTTCCCACTGGTGATCGCCCTGGCCGCCCTGGTCGGCTGGCTGCTCTCACGCCGCGACCCCGACTTCGCCCGCCCCGCCCGCGTGGGCGACGCCGCTGACGGGCCCGCGCCCCTGATCTCCGACGAGGCCCTGCACCACGACCGGCCCACCGCGAGCCGTTTCACCAGGATCCTGGCCATCGGGTTGGGGCTGTGGGCGGCGCCGGTAGCCGTAGTGGCCCTGCTGTTGGGATCCGAGAGCATCTTCACCACCCAGGGCCTGTTCTTCTCCCTCACCGCGGTGGTGACCTTCGGCGGCGCCTACGCGGTGCTGTCCTTCATCGCCCAGCAGGCCGTGCAGACCTTCGGGTGGTTGGCGCCGGGAGAGATGGTGCGCGGCCTGGCCCTGGCCGAGACCACCCCGGGCCCGCTGATCATGGTCGTGCAGTTCGTGGCGTTCCTGGCCGCCTACCGCGACCCCGGCACCCTGGACCCCTGGGCCGCCGCGACCCTGGGGGCGCTGTTGACCACGTGGGTGACCTTCGTGCCCTGCTTCCTGTTCATCCTGCTGGGCGCCCCCTACGTCGAACGCCTGCGCCACAACACCGCGATCTCGGCGGCGCTGACCGGTATCACCGCCGCCGTGGTCGGCGTCATCGCCAACCTCGCCCTGTACTTCGCCCTCAACACCTTGTTCACCACCACAGGCACCTGGGACTGGGGCCCCCTGCACATCACCGTGCCCGAGGTCGCCTCGGTGAGCCCGGTCGCGGTGGTCATCACCCTCATCGCGCTCATGCTGACCTTCGCCCTGCGCTGGCCGATCCTGCGGGTGCTGGGCGTATGCGCCGCCCTGGGCCTGGCCAGCACCCTGCTGCCGCTGTGA
- a CDS encoding AAA family ATPase has translation MPLATPHAAAPPRSGASQLGIADELLALLRDTTTESRPDTQLEALTLAVAADLPVLLWGEPGIGKTAALTQLAAALDLPLTTVIASVHEPSDFAGLPIVGDDPAERGVPMAPPDWAVRLARAGRGLLFLDELSTAAPAVQAALLRLVLERRVGALRLPPGVRIVAAANPRSSAADGWELSPPLANRFVHLQWTHDHEVVVRGLGGTWPRATLPRLDARRLPEAVDFARRAVCGLLAARPGLTHRLPTGEANRGGAWPSPRSWEMTLRLIAFATAADSSREVLSLLVRGAVGDGPGLELLASLDRLDLPDPEDLLADPAGASLPERGDLRQAALDAVVAAVRARPDESRWDAAWSLLANAVETGAPDLVVVPATTLATLRREGWEVPAAIERLAGAVSLSRRADIAATRSAAGGGGR, from the coding sequence ATGCCTCTCGCCACCCCGCACGCCGCCGCGCCGCCCCGTTCCGGCGCCTCACAACTGGGCATCGCCGACGAACTGCTGGCGCTGCTGCGCGACACCACCACGGAATCGCGCCCCGACACCCAACTGGAGGCGCTGACCCTGGCCGTCGCCGCCGACCTGCCGGTGCTCCTGTGGGGCGAGCCCGGCATCGGCAAGACCGCGGCCCTCACCCAGCTCGCCGCCGCGCTCGACCTCCCGCTGACCACCGTGATCGCGAGCGTGCACGAACCGTCCGACTTCGCCGGCCTGCCGATCGTCGGGGACGACCCCGCGGAACGCGGCGTCCCGATGGCCCCGCCGGACTGGGCGGTGCGGCTGGCGCGGGCCGGCCGGGGACTGCTGTTCCTGGACGAACTGTCCACCGCCGCGCCGGCGGTCCAGGCGGCCCTGCTCCGCCTCGTGCTCGAACGGCGCGTCGGCGCCCTGCGCCTGCCGCCCGGCGTCCGGATCGTCGCCGCCGCCAACCCGCGTTCCTCGGCCGCCGACGGCTGGGAGCTGAGCCCGCCCCTGGCCAACCGGTTCGTCCACCTCCAGTGGACCCACGACCACGAGGTCGTGGTGCGCGGTCTCGGCGGCACCTGGCCCCGCGCCACGCTGCCCAGGCTGGACGCGCGACGGCTGCCGGAGGCCGTGGACTTCGCGCGCCGGGCGGTGTGCGGACTCCTCGCCGCCCGGCCCGGCCTCACCCACCGGCTGCCCACCGGGGAGGCGAACCGGGGCGGCGCCTGGCCGTCGCCCCGCAGCTGGGAGATGACCCTGCGCCTGATCGCGTTCGCGACCGCGGCCGACTCCTCCAGGGAGGTGCTGTCGCTGCTGGTGCGGGGGGCGGTCGGGGACGGCCCAGGTCTCGAACTCCTGGCGAGTCTCGACCGCCTCGACCTTCCCGACCCCGAGGACCTGCTCGCCGACCCGGCGGGCGCCTCGCTCCCGGAGCGGGGCGACCTGCGCCAGGCGGCGCTCGACGCCGTGGTCGCGGCCGTGCGGGCGCGGCCGGACGAGTCCCGGTGGGACGCCGCCTGGTCGCTGCTGGCGAACGCGGTCGAGACGGGCGCCCCCGACCTGGTGGTCGTGCCCGCCACCACCCTCGCCACCCTGCGGCGCGAGGGCTGGGAGGTCCCGGCGGCGATCGAACGGCTCGCCGGAGCGGTCTCCCTGTCCCGGCGGGCGGACATCGCCGCGACCCGCTCGGCCGCCGGAGGGGGCGGCCGTTGA
- a CDS encoding chromate resistance protein ChrB domain-containing protein, whose amino-acid sequence MKWSTRAGIHIDRAACAWLIRRRIDPEAEFVFVTDPADVPEQATAFDMRGVELGHHGGDCSFETILRRYDLTDAALWKIAEVVHEADLDDERYDAPEAPGLDVVLRGLSMTGSDERTLAVTGPLFDGLYEYYRRQSLLGREPA is encoded by the coding sequence ATGAAGTGGTCCACCCGCGCCGGTATCCACATCGACCGAGCCGCCTGCGCCTGGCTGATCCGCCGCCGCATCGACCCCGAGGCCGAGTTCGTGTTCGTCACCGACCCCGCCGACGTGCCCGAGCAGGCCACCGCCTTCGACATGCGCGGCGTCGAGTTGGGCCACCACGGCGGCGACTGCAGCTTCGAGACCATCCTGCGCCGCTACGACCTCACCGACGCGGCGCTGTGGAAGATCGCCGAGGTCGTCCACGAGGCCGACCTGGACGACGAACGCTACGACGCCCCCGAGGCCCCCGGCTTGGACGTGGTCCTGCGCGGTTTGTCGATGACCGGTAGCGACGAGCGCACCCTGGCCGTCACCGGTCCCCTCTTCGATGGCCTGTACGAGTACTACCGGCGCCAGAGCCTCCTGGGACGGGAACCCGCATGA
- a CDS encoding aldo/keto reductase translates to MDELTDERIVPGTSLRATAVSIGTSFLGDPPLPDGSPNPAADALARAIFAGPFAVIDTSNAYAGGRSETVLGTALRRDGLPAGKTIVTKVDADPATGALDRDRVWRSFEESVTRLGVERLPLLHLHDPYTIEVEEAFAPGGAVQGLTELRDQGLAEAIGIAAGPVSLMRRYALSGAFDVLLTHNRYTLVDRRAEELIDLAAERGIGVFNAAPFGGGILAGSGDSYAYVRAAPELLAWVARARELCRRWSLPLEAVALRYSLRHPGIASTVVGVGRPERLAQLSRLRDTAVPDAFWPELAALGTPPSTLED, encoded by the coding sequence ATGGACGAGTTGACGGACGAACGGATCGTGCCCGGGACCTCGCTGCGCGCGACCGCGGTCAGCATCGGCACCTCCTTCCTCGGCGACCCGCCGCTCCCCGACGGGAGCCCGAACCCGGCGGCCGACGCGCTGGCCCGGGCCATCTTCGCGGGGCCGTTCGCCGTGATCGACACCTCGAACGCCTACGCGGGGGGCCGCAGCGAGACCGTTCTCGGCACCGCGCTCCGCCGCGACGGGCTGCCGGCCGGCAAGACGATCGTCACCAAGGTCGACGCCGACCCGGCGACGGGGGCGCTGGACCGGGACCGCGTCTGGCGGTCGTTCGAGGAGAGCGTCACGCGCCTGGGCGTCGAACGCCTGCCGCTGCTGCACCTGCACGACCCGTACACCATCGAGGTCGAGGAGGCGTTCGCGCCCGGCGGGGCCGTGCAGGGGCTGACCGAGCTGCGCGACCAGGGGCTGGCCGAGGCGATCGGCATCGCCGCGGGGCCCGTCTCCCTGATGCGCAGGTACGCCCTCAGCGGCGCGTTCGACGTCCTGCTCACCCACAACCGCTACACGCTCGTCGACCGCAGGGCGGAGGAGCTGATCGACCTGGCGGCCGAGCGGGGCATCGGCGTCTTCAACGCCGCGCCCTTCGGCGGTGGCATCCTCGCCGGCTCGGGCGACTCGTACGCCTACGTCCGGGCCGCGCCGGAACTCCTCGCGTGGGTGGCGCGCGCCCGCGAGCTGTGCCGGCGGTGGAGCCTGCCGCTCGAAGCCGTGGCACTGCGGTACTCGCTGCGCCACCCCGGGATCGCCTCGACGGTCGTGGGCGTCGGCCGCCCCGAGCGGCTGGCGCAGTTGTCGCGGCTGCGGGACACCGCGGTCCCCGACGCGTTCTGGCCTGAGCTGGCCGCGCTCGGCACGCCGCCGTCGACGCTGGAGGACTGA
- a CDS encoding ABC transporter ATP-binding protein — translation MTGVGFDQQGAPLLDGIDAEVGQGRLTIVTGPSGAGKTTLLRLLNRLAEPTRGHLAFHGRPLAETDVLAPRRRVVLVAQHPVLLTDSVAAELRVGRPDLGQAAAADLLGRLGLPTGLLHRPTAGLSGGQAQRLCLARALALQPEVLLLDEPTSALDGAAARVVPEVARTLTAAGTSVLAATHGRSWIRAADAVLVLDHGRLAAHGPPQSLDYLMEGP, via the coding sequence ATGACCGGTGTCGGATTCGACCAGCAGGGGGCTCCCCTCCTCGACGGGATCGACGCCGAGGTCGGCCAGGGGCGCCTGACCATCGTCACCGGCCCCAGCGGCGCCGGGAAGACCACACTGCTGCGCCTGCTCAACCGTCTGGCGGAGCCCACCCGCGGGCACCTCGCCTTCCACGGCCGCCCGCTGGCCGAGACCGACGTGCTCGCCCCGCGCCGCCGTGTGGTGCTGGTCGCCCAGCACCCGGTACTGCTCACCGACAGCGTCGCCGCCGAACTGCGCGTCGGGCGCCCCGACCTCGGCCAGGCGGCTGCCGCCGATCTTCTGGGTCGCCTCGGCCTGCCGACCGGTCTTCTCCACCGCCCCACCGCGGGCCTGTCCGGAGGCCAGGCCCAGCGCCTGTGCCTGGCGCGTGCCCTGGCCCTGCAGCCCGAGGTGCTGCTGTTGGACGAACCCACCAGCGCGCTGGACGGGGCCGCCGCCCGGGTCGTGCCCGAGGTGGCCCGCACCCTCACGGCTGCCGGAACCAGTGTGCTCGCCGCCACCCACGGCCGCTCCTGGATCCGCGCCGCCGACGCCGTACTCGTCCTCGACCACGGCCGCCTGGCCGCACACGGGCCACCCCAGAGCCTGGACTACCTGATGGAGGGACCATGA
- a CDS encoding helix-turn-helix transcriptional regulator, translating into MPGLRREELALLAGVSTAYYTRLEQGQCLTASPGVLDALARALDLNDAERAHLHDLARPARGPARTFRGETAHPRIRQLLAAVGSAPALVLGRRHDVLAWNSLGHALLAGHLDAESPRTTARRPCLPRMLFLDRHTRELYADWPDEVRKCVAYLRLVAGRHRGDRALAALIGELAMRSQEFAEQWSRRQVRDCTFGTKHFHHPLVGTLSLEYEMLRLPDRPDQQLALYSAAPGSPAQAALRLLTDLVHEEGRSRASNRSAVEGGGAR; encoded by the coding sequence GTGCCGGGATTGCGCCGCGAGGAGTTGGCGCTGCTCGCCGGGGTGAGCACGGCGTACTACACCCGTCTGGAACAGGGGCAGTGCCTGACGGCATCGCCGGGCGTCCTCGACGCCCTGGCCCGCGCGCTCGACCTGAACGACGCCGAACGCGCCCATCTGCACGACCTGGCCCGTCCGGCCCGCGGCCCCGCCCGGACGTTCCGCGGCGAAACGGCCCATCCGCGGATACGGCAACTGCTCGCGGCGGTCGGGAGCGCACCCGCCCTGGTGCTGGGGCGGCGGCACGACGTCCTGGCCTGGAACAGCCTCGGGCACGCGCTGCTGGCCGGCCACCTGGACGCGGAGAGCCCCAGAACGACGGCGCGCCGCCCCTGCCTGCCGAGGATGCTGTTCCTCGACCGGCACACCCGGGAGCTGTACGCGGACTGGCCCGACGAGGTCCGCAAGTGCGTGGCCTATCTCAGGCTGGTGGCCGGCCGCCACCGCGGCGACCGCGCCCTCGCCGCGCTCATCGGGGAACTCGCGATGCGGAGCCAGGAGTTCGCCGAGCAGTGGAGCCGCCGCCAGGTCCGCGACTGCACCTTCGGCACGAAACACTTCCACCACCCCCTCGTCGGCACCCTCAGCCTTGAGTACGAGATGCTCCGGCTGCCCGACCGGCCCGACCAGCAACTCGCGCTCTACAGCGCCGCCCCCGGCTCCCCGGCCCAGGCAGCGCTGCGACTGCTGACCGACCTGGTGCACGAGGAGGGCCGTTCCCGGGCGTCGAATCGGTCGGCAGTGGAGGGCGGCGGGGCCCGGTGA
- a CDS encoding DUF378 domain-containing protein — translation MRPQNALDWVAFVLLLIGAFAWGAFVTDVNVLDRLLEPIADPLDDTVFILIAAAGLYWIARVIGVGRRARQ, via the coding sequence TTGCGACCGCAAAACGCGCTGGACTGGGTTGCTTTCGTGTTGCTGTTGATCGGCGCGTTCGCCTGGGGGGCGTTCGTCACCGACGTCAACGTGCTGGACCGCCTGCTCGAACCCATCGCCGACCCACTCGACGACACGGTGTTCATCCTCATCGCCGCAGCCGGACTGTACTGGATCGCCCGCGTGATCGGTGTGGGCAGACGGGCCCGGCAATGA
- a CDS encoding Chromate resistance protein ChrB, translated as MNAEPAAQGPGEWVLLSYRIPREPSTPRISVWRKLKQLGPAQISDGLVALPADARTREHLDWIAEEVVEAGGTATVWLARPTARAQEHHLAQTMAQARAAEYRAVRAEAAHARSLPEPERLRAMRRLRTQLRRIARRDYFPPPERRTAREAVEALHPDHTEQESA; from the coding sequence ATGAACGCTGAGCCCGCCGCGCAGGGGCCGGGCGAGTGGGTGCTGTTGAGCTACCGGATCCCGCGCGAGCCCTCCACCCCCCGCATCAGCGTGTGGCGCAAACTCAAACAGCTCGGCCCCGCCCAGATCAGCGACGGCCTGGTCGCGCTGCCGGCCGATGCGCGCACCCGCGAACACCTGGACTGGATCGCCGAGGAGGTCGTGGAGGCCGGAGGGACGGCCACCGTGTGGCTGGCCCGGCCCACCGCCCGGGCCCAGGAACATCACCTGGCCCAGACCATGGCCCAGGCCCGCGCGGCCGAATACCGCGCCGTGCGGGCCGAGGCCGCCCACGCCCGTAGCCTGCCCGAACCCGAACGCCTCCGGGCGATGCGCCGGCTGCGTACCCAACTGCGCCGCATCGCCCGCCGCGACTACTTCCCCCCGCCCGAGCGCCGCACCGCACGCGAGGCCGTCGAGGCCCTACATCCAGACCACACCGAACAGGAGAGCGCATGA
- a CDS encoding vWA domain-containing protein — translation MSAGQPGALDRGKLFAARLHAVRARPYLASALFALHVVESHRVPTMAVDRHWRVYASPAFVDRTPVEELAGVWVHEVSHLLRDHHGRGDRFAREHGLTGPGERLRMNIAADCEINDDAFGDGLARPEGAVTPAALGLRGGELMEDYLRQFRLGARTQEFAWLECGSGADGREREWDLGPDGAHGLSDQERDAVRFRVAQGIVGNPGDAPAGWRRWAEEAFHPPQPWRELLGAAVRSAASGSGAGGDYSYGRPARRSAGVPGAVLPSLRRRPPRVAVVIDTSGSVSDAELGSALREVAAIARAVGGRRDLVTVLSCDAAVHRVDPLCRAEGIALAGGGGTDLRAGFTKALRVRPGPDVIVALTDGQTPWPDSRPPCRTVVGLFDRRTAHRPDHYRPFAAPSWARVVTIG, via the coding sequence TTGAGCGCCGGACAGCCGGGGGCGTTGGACCGCGGCAAGCTGTTCGCCGCCCGGCTCCACGCGGTCAGGGCCCGGCCCTACCTGGCGTCCGCGCTGTTCGCCCTGCACGTCGTGGAGTCGCACCGGGTCCCGACGATGGCCGTCGACCGGCACTGGCGGGTCTACGCCTCCCCGGCGTTCGTCGACCGGACTCCCGTGGAGGAGCTGGCCGGGGTGTGGGTGCACGAGGTGTCGCACCTGCTGCGCGACCACCACGGGCGCGGCGACCGGTTCGCCAGGGAACACGGGCTCACCGGCCCGGGGGAGCGGCTGCGCATGAACATCGCCGCGGACTGCGAGATCAACGACGACGCGTTCGGCGACGGGCTGGCCCGGCCCGAGGGCGCTGTCACGCCGGCCGCGCTCGGTCTGCGCGGGGGCGAGCTGATGGAGGACTACCTGCGGCAGTTCCGTCTCGGGGCGCGCACCCAGGAGTTCGCCTGGCTCGAGTGCGGCAGCGGCGCCGACGGCAGGGAGCGGGAGTGGGACCTCGGTCCCGACGGCGCGCACGGACTGAGCGACCAGGAACGGGACGCCGTCCGGTTCCGTGTCGCTCAGGGCATCGTCGGCAACCCGGGTGACGCGCCCGCGGGGTGGCGGCGGTGGGCGGAGGAGGCGTTCCATCCTCCGCAACCCTGGCGGGAGTTGCTGGGGGCCGCCGTGCGTTCGGCGGCCTCGGGGTCCGGGGCGGGCGGGGACTACAGCTACGGCCGGCCCGCGCGGCGCTCGGCCGGAGTGCCCGGTGCCGTGCTGCCGAGCCTGCGGCGCAGACCGCCCCGCGTCGCCGTGGTCATCGACACCTCCGGGTCGGTCAGCGACGCGGAACTGGGCAGCGCGCTCCGCGAGGTCGCCGCCATCGCCCGCGCCGTGGGCGGGCGCCGGGACCTGGTCACCGTGCTGTCCTGCGACGCGGCGGTCCACCGCGTCGACCCGCTGTGCCGGGCCGAGGGGATCGCGTTGGCCGGGGGCGGCGGCACGGATCTGCGCGCGGGCTTCACGAAGGCGCTGCGGGTCAGGCCGGGGCCCGACGTCATCGTCGCCCTGACCGACGGGCAGACGCCCTGGCCGGACAGCCGGCCGCCGTGCCGGACGGTCGTCGGGCTGTTCGACCGCCGCACCGCACACCGACCGGACCACTACCGGCCCTTCGCGGCACCGTCCTGGGCGCGGGTGGTGACGATCGGCTAG
- a CDS encoding tyrosine-type recombinase/integrase — MTVHPLPRPGALTLAQASAEFLDRFRGQPHTRRAYAQTLVALEQAAVCGPSAPVEVAFTPDAAAAALARWESAAPATWNKHLAALRSFASYCARREWLTTDPTHLLERRKEPRRGDKSVPAARLEALFTDPDVRLREKVLWRMLYETAARAEEILTLDVGDLDMAMRRARVRSKGGAIEYVHWATPTARLLPRLLNGRTTGPVFCSNRRSPTAGARARALADVDPTTGRGRLSYPRAEYLFKQASKKYDPHGQGWTLHQLRHSALKHLAAEGRSAPELQAKSRHAHLATLGKYVRLGEETAARITAEHDPYNRRAPRR; from the coding sequence GTGACCGTCCACCCCCTGCCCCGCCCCGGCGCCCTCACCCTCGCCCAGGCGAGCGCCGAGTTCCTGGACCGGTTCCGCGGCCAGCCGCACACCCGCCGCGCCTACGCCCAGACCCTTGTTGCCCTGGAGCAGGCGGCCGTGTGCGGACCCTCCGCGCCGGTCGAGGTTGCCTTCACCCCCGACGCGGCGGCCGCCGCCCTGGCCCGCTGGGAGAGCGCGGCCCCGGCCACGTGGAACAAGCACCTGGCCGCCCTGCGCTCCTTCGCCTCCTACTGCGCGCGCCGGGAGTGGCTCACCACCGACCCCACCCATCTGTTGGAGCGGCGCAAGGAGCCCCGCCGCGGTGACAAGTCCGTCCCCGCCGCCCGGCTGGAAGCCCTGTTCACCGACCCGGACGTGAGGCTGCGCGAGAAGGTGCTGTGGCGGATGCTGTACGAGACCGCGGCCCGCGCTGAGGAGATCCTCACCCTGGACGTGGGTGACCTGGACATGGCCATGCGCCGGGCCCGGGTTCGCTCCAAGGGCGGTGCGATCGAGTACGTGCACTGGGCCACCCCCACCGCCCGCCTGCTGCCCCGGCTGTTGAACGGGCGCACCACAGGCCCGGTGTTCTGCTCCAACCGCCGCTCCCCGACCGCCGGCGCCCGAGCCCGCGCCCTGGCCGACGTCGACCCCACCACCGGCCGGGGACGGCTGTCCTACCCGCGCGCGGAGTACCTGTTCAAGCAGGCCTCGAAGAAGTACGACCCGCACGGGCAGGGGTGGACGCTGCACCAACTGCGCCACTCCGCCCTCAAGCACCTGGCCGCCGAAGGCCGCAGCGCCCCCGAACTCCAGGCCAAATCACGCCACGCCCACCTGGCCACCCTGGGCAAGTACGTGCGCCTGGGCGAGGAGACCGCTGCCCGGATCACCGCCGAACACGACCCGTACAACCGGCGCGCTCCACGCCGCTGA
- a CDS encoding DUF1259 domain-containing protein, which produces MITHHSRSKAALALGLVVVLSACSAGQADQQQQDQQSSEALVEPATTQAQDWAQVADALGREGQLSDDTVYRVGFPRSDLDVTSRGVQIGAGFALGSYAAFTRYEDGTTMMMGDLVVTEEELPGVTDALQDNGIDQTAVHQHLLDHEPAVWWTHFHAHGQDAAALAQGVDEALEATATPREAQDGPSQELDLDTAAVDEAMGTQGRAQGGVYKFSFARTGQVTSGDHVLPSGMGVATVINFQPTGGGKAAVNGDFVMTADEVQGVIQALREGGIDIVALHNHALNDQPRLFYMHFWANDDAATLARALRNAVDQHQVEPTG; this is translated from the coding sequence GTGATCACGCACCACAGCAGGTCGAAGGCGGCCCTGGCGCTGGGGTTGGTGGTTGTGCTGAGTGCCTGCTCGGCGGGCCAGGCGGACCAGCAACAGCAGGACCAGCAATCGTCCGAGGCCCTGGTCGAGCCGGCCACCACACAGGCCCAGGACTGGGCGCAGGTGGCCGACGCGCTGGGACGGGAGGGACAGCTCTCCGATGACACGGTCTACCGGGTGGGCTTTCCCCGCTCCGACCTGGACGTGACCTCCCGGGGGGTGCAGATCGGAGCGGGGTTCGCCCTGGGCTCCTACGCGGCCTTCACCCGCTATGAGGACGGCACGACGATGATGATGGGCGATCTGGTGGTCACCGAGGAGGAGCTGCCCGGGGTCACCGACGCCCTGCAGGACAACGGCATCGACCAGACCGCGGTGCACCAGCACCTGCTCGACCACGAGCCCGCGGTGTGGTGGACCCACTTCCACGCCCACGGCCAGGACGCGGCCGCGCTCGCACAAGGGGTCGACGAGGCGTTGGAGGCCACCGCCACCCCGCGCGAGGCCCAGGACGGGCCGTCGCAGGAGCTGGATCTGGACACCGCGGCCGTGGATGAGGCGATGGGCACCCAGGGCCGCGCCCAGGGCGGGGTGTACAAGTTCTCCTTCGCCCGCACCGGCCAGGTCACCTCCGGTGACCACGTGCTGCCCTCAGGCATGGGGGTGGCCACGGTGATCAACTTCCAGCCCACCGGCGGGGGTAAGGCGGCGGTCAACGGCGACTTCGTCATGACCGCTGACGAGGTCCAGGGGGTGATCCAGGCGCTGCGGGAGGGCGGCATCGACATCGTCGCGCTGCACAACCACGCCCTCAACGACCAACCGCGTCTGTTCTACATGCACTTTTGGGCCAACGATGACGCGGCCACGCTCGCCAGGGCGTTGAGGAACGCGGTGGACCAGCACCAGGTCGAGCCCACCGGCTAG